In the Corynebacterium suedekumii genome, one interval contains:
- the ppc gene encoding phosphoenolpyruvate carboxylase yields the protein MTDRDHLQEDIRYLGRILGEVIAEQEGEEVFNLVEHARQQAFEVAKGNAELEVLVDLFRNIEPARATPVIRAFSHFALMANLAEDIHDDANREAILDEGGPAPDSTLAATWDKLAEAGVSAHEVRRALDGALVAPVLTAHPTETRRRTVFDAQKHITDQMRARHVILDAPETARTPAHLAAIEQDIRRRMTILWQTALIRVARPRIEDEIEVGLRYYALSLLKEIPAINRDVRDRLQSDFGADPTRAIVRPGSWIGGDHDGNPFVTADTLDYASRRASQTVLRYYATQLHALEHELSLSDRMTGVTVELVALAKKGRNDVPSRVDEPYRRAVHGVRGRILSTTAALVGEDAVEGSWHRDHAPYDDPAAFDADLAIIDASLRASHDEIIADDRLAQIRSAVDSFGFHLYSIDLRQNSESFEAVLDEVFATAYVHPHYSALTEEEKVELLTAELRTPRPLVPRGYRDFSEATQRELDLFTQAAQSVRHFGEEMIPHQIISMATSVSDILEPMVLLKEVGLIRAAGDTPTGSVDIIPLFETIDDLEAGAGILRELWDLPLYRAYLAQRGDIQEVMLGYSDSNKDGGYFAANWALYAAEIELVDTGRDRGVRLRLFHGRGGTVGRGGGPSYEAILAQPKGAVDGSVRITEQGEIISAKYGSPRSARRNLEALVSATLEASLLPVDDLTDRDRAVEIMTHLARCSREKYASLVHDDPGFIEFFTQSTPLGEIGSLNIGSRPSARKQTSAVDDLRAIPWVLAWSQSRVLLPGWFGVGTALADFIGEGEDAEQRCAELRSLYENWPFFASVMSNMAQVMSKAGMELAELYARLVDDRDIADRIHRTIADEFALTRAMFARITGSEDLLADNPMLARSVRRRFPYLLPLNIIQLELLRRHRAGDSRDAVARGIQLTMNGLATALRNSG from the coding sequence GTGACTGACCGCGATCATCTGCAGGAAGACATCCGCTACCTCGGCCGGATCCTCGGCGAGGTGATCGCCGAGCAGGAGGGTGAGGAGGTGTTCAACCTCGTCGAGCACGCCCGCCAGCAGGCCTTCGAGGTGGCCAAGGGGAATGCGGAACTCGAGGTCCTGGTGGACCTGTTCCGCAACATCGAACCCGCCCGGGCGACCCCGGTCATCCGGGCGTTCAGCCACTTCGCCCTCATGGCCAACCTCGCCGAGGACATCCACGACGACGCGAACCGCGAGGCCATCCTCGACGAAGGTGGCCCCGCCCCTGACTCGACCCTCGCGGCGACGTGGGACAAGCTGGCGGAGGCGGGGGTCTCGGCCCACGAGGTGCGACGCGCCCTCGACGGAGCGCTCGTCGCCCCGGTCCTCACCGCCCATCCGACGGAGACCCGCCGGCGCACCGTGTTCGACGCCCAGAAGCACATCACCGACCAGATGCGTGCCCGCCACGTCATCCTCGACGCACCCGAGACCGCCCGGACACCCGCCCACCTTGCTGCCATCGAGCAGGACATCCGTCGGCGCATGACCATCCTGTGGCAGACCGCCCTCATCCGCGTCGCCCGGCCCCGCATCGAGGACGAGATCGAGGTCGGCCTGCGCTACTACGCGCTGTCCCTGCTCAAGGAGATCCCGGCCATCAACCGGGACGTCCGGGACCGGCTGCAGTCCGACTTCGGGGCTGACCCGACCCGGGCCATCGTCCGCCCCGGATCCTGGATCGGCGGCGATCACGACGGCAACCCCTTCGTCACCGCCGACACCCTCGACTACGCCTCCCGCCGTGCGTCCCAGACGGTGCTGCGGTACTACGCCACCCAGCTCCACGCCCTCGAACACGAGCTCAGCCTCTCCGACCGGATGACCGGGGTGACCGTGGAACTGGTCGCCCTGGCCAAGAAGGGCCGCAACGACGTGCCCAGCCGCGTCGACGAGCCCTACCGCCGTGCCGTCCACGGCGTCCGCGGCCGCATCCTGTCCACCACCGCCGCGCTGGTCGGAGAGGACGCCGTCGAAGGCAGCTGGCACCGCGACCACGCCCCCTACGATGACCCCGCCGCCTTTGACGCGGACCTGGCCATCATCGACGCCTCCCTGCGCGCCTCCCACGACGAGATCATCGCCGACGACCGTCTGGCACAGATCCGTTCCGCCGTGGACAGCTTCGGTTTCCACCTGTACTCCATCGACCTGCGCCAGAACTCCGAGAGCTTCGAGGCGGTCCTCGACGAGGTGTTCGCCACCGCCTACGTGCACCCCCACTACTCGGCGCTGACCGAGGAGGAGAAAGTCGAGCTGCTCACCGCCGAACTGCGCACGCCGCGTCCCCTGGTGCCACGCGGCTACCGGGACTTCAGCGAAGCCACCCAGCGCGAGCTCGACCTGTTCACCCAGGCGGCGCAGTCGGTGCGGCATTTCGGCGAGGAGATGATCCCGCACCAGATCATCTCCATGGCCACCTCCGTCAGCGACATCCTCGAGCCGATGGTCCTGCTCAAGGAGGTGGGCCTCATCCGCGCCGCCGGCGACACCCCGACCGGCAGCGTGGACATCATCCCGTTGTTCGAGACGATCGACGACCTCGAGGCCGGCGCCGGGATCCTCCGCGAACTCTGGGACCTGCCCCTCTACCGCGCCTACCTGGCGCAACGGGGTGACATCCAGGAGGTCATGCTCGGCTACTCCGACTCCAACAAGGACGGCGGTTACTTCGCCGCCAACTGGGCGCTCTACGCCGCCGAGATCGAGCTCGTCGACACCGGCCGGGACCGCGGGGTCCGGCTGCGCCTGTTCCACGGCCGCGGCGGCACCGTCGGCCGCGGTGGCGGACCCTCCTATGAGGCGATCCTCGCCCAGCCCAAGGGAGCGGTCGACGGCTCCGTCCGCATCACCGAGCAGGGCGAGATCATCTCCGCCAAGTACGGCTCCCCGCGCAGTGCCCGCCGGAACCTCGAGGCGCTTGTCTCGGCGACGCTGGAGGCGAGCCTGCTGCCCGTCGATGACCTCACAGACCGGGACCGGGCCGTGGAGATCATGACCCACCTGGCCCGTTGCAGCCGGGAGAAGTACGCCTCCCTCGTCCACGACGACCCCGGCTTCATCGAGTTCTTCACCCAGTCCACACCGCTGGGGGAGATCGGGTCGCTCAACATCGGCTCCCGCCCGTCGGCCCGCAAGCAGACCTCCGCCGTCGACGATCTACGCGCCATCCCCTGGGTGCTCGCCTGGTCCCAGTCCCGCGTCCTGCTGCCGGGCTGGTTCGGCGTCGGCACCGCACTGGCGGACTTCATCGGCGAGGGCGAGGACGCCGAACAGCGCTGCGCCGAACTGCGCAGCCTCTACGAGAACTGGCCGTTCTTCGCCTCCGTCATGTCGAACATGGCGCAGGTGATGAGCAAGGCCGGCATGGAACTCGCCGAACTCTACGCCCGGCTTGTCGACGACCGCGACATCGCCGACCGTATCCATCGCACCATCGCGGACGAGTTCGCCCTCACCCGCGCCATGTTCGCCCGCATCACCGGCAGCGAGGACCTCCTCGCCGACAACCCGATGCTCGCCCGCTCCGTGCGCCGCCGCTTCCCCTACCTGCTGCCCCTCAACATCATCCAGCTGGAGCTGCTGCGACGTCACCGGGCCGGTGACAGCCGCGACGCGGTCGCCCGTGGCATCCAGCTGACCATGAACGGACTGGCCACCGCGCTGCGCAATTCCGGCTAG
- the secG gene encoding preprotein translocase subunit SecG, protein MLLALQIILVITAVLMTVFVLLHKGKGGGLSSLFGGGVQSNLSGSTIVEKNLDRYTILMAVIWIACIVALNLLQAYGG, encoded by the coding sequence ATGCTGCTCGCCCTCCAGATCATCCTCGTGATCACCGCCGTCCTCATGACGGTGTTCGTCCTGCTCCACAAGGGCAAGGGTGGCGGCCTGTCGAGCCTCTTCGGCGGCGGCGTCCAGTCGAATCTCTCCGGCTCCACCATCGTGGAGAAGAACCTCGACCGGTACACGATCCTCATGGCCGTCATCTGGATCGCCTGCATCGTCGCGCTCAACCTGCTGCAGGCCTACGGCGGATAA
- the tal gene encoding transaldolase: MTHIDELASLGTSTWLDDLSRDRIRTGNLQEVIDTKSIVGVTTNPAIFAAAMSKGTAYDEQIAALKADKAALDEAVYAMTIDDVREACDLFTDIYRDTDGRDGRVSIEVDPRISADRDATLSQAKELWKKVDRPNVMIKIPATQDSLPAITDALAEGISVNVTLIFSVARYREVIAAYREGVRRAQENGHDVSGIHSVASFFVSRLDTEVDRRLEEIGTEQALALRGKAGVANARRAYAVFQDIGRSDLPEGANVQRPLWASTGVKNPEYPATMYVTELAGPDTVNTMPEATIDAVLEQGGLHGDTLNGTVDEAQQVFEDLVAVGVDLEDVFAVLEREGVDKFVSAWQELLDSMATQLQ; this comes from the coding sequence ATGACCCACATTGACGAGCTCGCCTCGCTGGGCACCTCCACCTGGCTCGACGACCTCTCCCGCGACCGCATCCGCACCGGCAACCTGCAGGAGGTCATCGACACCAAGTCCATCGTCGGTGTCACCACCAACCCGGCGATCTTCGCCGCCGCCATGAGCAAGGGCACCGCCTACGACGAGCAGATCGCCGCCCTCAAGGCCGACAAGGCCGCCCTCGACGAGGCCGTCTACGCCATGACCATCGACGACGTGCGCGAGGCCTGCGACCTGTTCACCGACATCTACCGGGACACCGACGGCCGTGACGGCCGCGTCTCCATCGAGGTTGATCCGCGTATCTCCGCCGACCGTGACGCCACCCTCTCCCAGGCCAAGGAGCTGTGGAAGAAGGTCGACCGCCCCAACGTGATGATCAAGATCCCGGCCACCCAGGACTCCCTGCCGGCGATCACCGACGCCCTGGCCGAGGGCATCTCCGTCAACGTCACCCTCATCTTCTCCGTCGCCCGCTACCGGGAGGTCATCGCCGCCTACCGCGAGGGCGTCCGCCGCGCGCAGGAGAACGGCCACGACGTCTCCGGCATCCACTCCGTGGCGTCCTTCTTCGTCTCCCGCCTCGACACCGAGGTGGACCGCCGCCTCGAGGAGATCGGCACCGAGCAGGCCCTGGCCCTGCGTGGCAAGGCCGGTGTCGCCAACGCCCGTCGCGCCTACGCCGTGTTCCAGGACATCGGCCGCAGCGACCTGCCGGAGGGCGCCAACGTGCAGCGTCCCCTGTGGGCCTCCACCGGTGTGAAGAACCCCGAGTACCCGGCGACGATGTACGTCACCGAGCTCGCCGGACCCGACACCGTCAACACCATGCCGGAGGCGACCATCGACGCCGTGCTCGAGCAGGGTGGCCTCCACGGCGACACCCTCAACGGCACCGTCGATGAGGCCCAGCAGGTCTTCGAGGATCTCGTGGCCGTCGGCGTCGACCTGGAGGACGTGTTCGCGGTGCTGGAGCGGGAGGGCGTCGACAAGTTCGTGTCCGCATGGCAGGAACTGCTCGACTCCATGGCCACCCAGCTCCAGTAA
- the pgl gene encoding 6-phosphogluconolactonase, whose protein sequence is MVTVARTENLTSLLDEAAAAFIDLVRDVQSDGTASARVVLTGGGAGIGLLEKIRERAEEIDWSRIHVFFGDERNVPLDHEDSNERQAREALLDHVDIPADHIHGYGLGSVDMAEAATAYEQTVRDVAPDGFDLHLLGMGHEGHINSLFPHTPAVRETERLVLSVDDSPKPPPGRVTLTLPAVARARRVWLLVSGADKAEAAAQIVARANPEVWPAAGAEGSEETVLYVTDDAATRL, encoded by the coding sequence ATGGTCACCGTCGCCCGCACCGAGAACCTCACCTCCCTGCTTGACGAGGCCGCCGCAGCCTTCATCGACCTGGTCCGCGACGTCCAGTCCGACGGGACCGCCTCCGCCCGGGTGGTCCTCACCGGCGGCGGAGCCGGCATCGGCCTGCTGGAGAAGATCCGGGAACGCGCCGAGGAGATCGACTGGTCCCGCATCCACGTCTTCTTCGGCGACGAACGCAACGTCCCCCTCGACCATGAGGACTCCAACGAACGCCAGGCCCGCGAGGCTCTGCTCGACCACGTGGACATCCCCGCCGACCACATCCACGGTTACGGCCTGGGATCGGTGGACATGGCGGAGGCGGCGACCGCCTACGAGCAGACCGTCCGCGACGTCGCCCCGGACGGTTTCGACCTGCACCTGTTGGGCATGGGACATGAGGGACACATCAACTCCCTGTTCCCCCACACCCCGGCTGTCCGGGAGACCGAGCGCCTGGTCCTCAGTGTCGACGACTCCCCCAAGCCCCCGCCGGGACGCGTCACCCTCACCCTGCCGGCCGTCGCGCGCGCCCGCCGCGTGTGGCTGCTCGTCTCCGGTGCCGACAAGGCCGAGGCCGCCGCCCAGATCGTCGCCCGCGCCAACCCGGAGGTCTGGCCCGCCGCGGGTGCTGAGGGTTCGGAGGAGACCGTCCTCTACGTCACGGACGACGCCGCCACCCGGCTGTAG
- a CDS encoding pyridoxine/pyridoxamine 5'-phosphate oxidase: MSTSHRDFLRSLPSLTAHAPALPTVLPDDPVDLFIDWLRRAVAAGVPEPHAATLSTVGEGGVPDGRVLILKDVDERGWAFAGTAGSRKGRQLAVHPVAAMTFWWPAQVRSVRVSGRVVEASAAETAADLAARSEAARSGVDAGDWRLWRLVPVRIEFWQGSADRRHHRIIYER; the protein is encoded by the coding sequence ATGAGCACCTCACACCGGGACTTCCTCCGCTCGCTCCCGTCCCTGACCGCGCACGCACCCGCACTGCCGACGGTGCTGCCGGATGATCCCGTCGACCTGTTCATCGACTGGCTCCGCCGGGCGGTGGCCGCGGGCGTGCCAGAACCCCACGCCGCGACCCTGTCCACCGTGGGCGAGGGCGGGGTGCCGGACGGCCGGGTGCTCATCCTCAAGGACGTCGACGAGCGCGGGTGGGCCTTCGCCGGCACCGCGGGCAGCCGGAAGGGGCGGCAGCTCGCCGTGCACCCGGTGGCGGCGATGACGTTCTGGTGGCCGGCCCAGGTCCGGTCGGTGCGGGTCAGCGGTCGGGTGGTCGAGGCGTCGGCGGCGGAGACCGCGGCTGACCTCGCCGCCCGGAGTGAGGCCGCGCGCAGCGGGGTCGATGCGGGGGACTGGCGTCTGTGGCGCCTCGTCCCGGTCCGCATCGAGTTCTGGCAGGGCTCAGCGGATCGCCGTCACCACCGGATCATCTATGAACGGTAG
- a CDS encoding glucose-6-phosphate dehydrogenase assembly protein OpcA has translation MIINLPHTTTRKIAASLLEARESNSQITGRVLTLIVVASAEDDVDHINSVTRDASHEHPARVIVLLTGDADEDTHLDAEVRVGGHAGASEMVVMRLTGELTHHLESVVTPLLLPDTPVVAWWPTTAPDNPSEHPIGELAQRRITNAAHDVTADILTRLRDTYAPGDSDMMWSKITGWRGIVASTLDRHPHEPVEAVTLSGPAGTPSVDIAAGWLADRLGVPVTRVITAPLDDDRVFPVRHLRFDRASGPLTVDVLDHRTVRVALPGRPESLVSMVIRSDADCLSEELRHLDPDLAYANALRGLPRVTVTDERD, from the coding sequence ATGATCATCAACCTGCCGCACACCACCACCCGGAAGATCGCCGCCAGCCTCCTCGAGGCCCGGGAGTCCAACTCCCAGATCACCGGGCGTGTGCTCACCCTCATCGTCGTCGCCTCGGCCGAGGACGACGTCGACCACATCAACTCCGTCACCCGGGACGCCTCCCACGAGCACCCCGCCCGTGTCATCGTGCTGCTCACCGGCGACGCGGACGAGGACACCCACCTCGACGCCGAGGTGCGTGTCGGCGGCCACGCCGGCGCCTCCGAGATGGTGGTCATGCGGCTCACGGGTGAGCTGACCCACCACCTCGAGTCGGTGGTCACTCCCCTCCTGCTGCCGGACACCCCGGTCGTCGCGTGGTGGCCGACCACCGCCCCCGACAACCCCTCCGAGCACCCCATCGGTGAGCTGGCGCAGCGTCGCATCACCAACGCAGCGCACGACGTCACCGCCGACATCCTCACCCGCCTGCGCGACACCTACGCCCCGGGCGACTCCGACATGATGTGGTCGAAGATCACCGGCTGGCGCGGCATCGTCGCCTCCACCCTCGACCGCCACCCGCACGAGCCCGTCGAGGCGGTCACCCTCTCCGGGCCCGCCGGGACCCCGTCAGTGGACATCGCCGCCGGCTGGCTCGCCGACCGCCTCGGGGTCCCCGTCACCCGCGTCATCACCGCCCCGCTTGACGACGACCGCGTGTTCCCCGTCCGCCACCTCCGCTTCGACCGGGCCTCCGGCCCGCTCACCGTCGACGTCCTCGACCACCGCACCGTCCGGGTCGCCCTCCCGGGTCGCCCGGAGTCACTGGTGTCCATGGTCATCCGTTCCGATGCCGACTGCCTCTCCGAGGAACTGCGTCACCTCGACCCCGATCTCGCCTACGCCAACGCACTGCGCGGCCTCCCGCGCGTCACCGTCACCGACGAAAGGGACTGA
- a CDS encoding heme o synthase, with protein METIKAYVALTKPRVIELLLVATIPAMLQADRGENNIVLILLTVVGGWMGAAAANTFNMVADSDIDQKMGRTRARPLVRNKVSNRNATIFAWTMLIISVLWLGLLCGSWLAAFFIVLTNWFYIFVYTKWLKRRTWQNIIWGGAAGCMPVMVGWAVIVDNLPEGVPAQWWQAIVLWLIVFFWTPPHTWALAMKYRDDYERAGVPMLPVVRKPVEVTRQIVWYTVATVVVSLLIVPAASWIYLGGALVGGLYFLWMAIVLHRGVVRGEAVKPLKLFILSNNYLALVFVALSIDAVLGWETIGEMLGWTTTFF; from the coding sequence TTGGAGACAATCAAGGCTTACGTTGCACTGACGAAGCCGAGGGTCATTGAGCTGCTCCTCGTCGCCACGATCCCCGCCATGCTGCAGGCCGATCGTGGAGAGAACAACATCGTCCTCATCCTGCTCACCGTCGTGGGTGGCTGGATGGGTGCGGCCGCCGCCAACACCTTCAACATGGTCGCCGACTCCGACATCGACCAGAAGATGGGACGCACCCGGGCCCGCCCGCTGGTGCGCAACAAAGTGTCCAACCGCAACGCCACCATCTTCGCGTGGACGATGCTCATCATCTCCGTCCTGTGGCTGGGCCTGTTGTGCGGATCCTGGCTCGCGGCGTTCTTCATCGTCCTGACCAACTGGTTCTACATCTTCGTCTACACCAAGTGGCTCAAGCGCAGGACCTGGCAGAACATCATCTGGGGCGGGGCCGCCGGCTGTATGCCGGTCATGGTCGGCTGGGCCGTCATCGTCGACAACCTTCCCGAGGGAGTTCCCGCCCAGTGGTGGCAGGCGATCGTGCTGTGGCTCATCGTCTTCTTCTGGACCCCGCCGCACACCTGGGCGCTGGCCATGAAGTACCGGGACGACTACGAGCGCGCGGGTGTGCCGATGCTGCCCGTCGTCCGCAAGCCGGTCGAGGTCACCCGGCAGATCGTCTGGTACACCGTCGCCACCGTCGTGGTCAGCCTGCTGATCGTGCCCGCCGCCTCCTGGATCTACCTCGGCGGCGCGCTCGTCGGCGGCCTGTACTTCCTGTGGATGGCGATCGTGCTGCACCGCGGCGTCGTCCGGGGCGAGGCCGTCAAGCCACTCAAGCTGTTCATCCTCTCGAACAACTACCTCGCGCTCGTCTTCGTCGCCCTGTCCATCGACGCCGTCCTCGGGTGGGAGACCATCGGCGAGATGCTCGGCTGGACCACCACCTTCTTCTAG
- the tkt gene encoding transketolase: protein MTLSPDLQALTERRYPTDWTDVDTRAVDTTRILAADAVENCGSGHPGTAMSLAPLAYTLYQRVMDLDPNDVDWVGRDRFVLSCGHTSLTQYLQLFLGGFGLEMKDLKELRSWGSLTPGHPEVHHTRGVEITTGPLGQGLASAVGMAMAARRERGLFDTETPAGESPFDHFIYVIASDGDLQEGVTSEASSLAGTQQLGNLIVFYDDNNISIEDNTDIAFSEDVTARYDAYGWQTITIEGGEDVAAIEAAVVAAKADTTRPTFIRVRTVIAHPAPNAQNTGASHGAALGAEEVAATKEVLGFDPEQHFHIDDEVLAHTRKLVDRGAEKHAAWQEKFDAWATANPERKELFDRLVARTLPEGWRDELPTWDADEKGLATRKASEAALQALGAVLPELWGGSADLAGSNNTVIKGSPSFGPEEISTETWSAEPYGRNLHFGIREHAMGSILNGIALHGPTRPYGGTFLIFSDYMRPAVRLGSLMESDVYYVWTHDSIGLGEDGPTHQPVETLAALRAIPGLSVIRPGDANETVQAWAAALEYKESPKGLALTRQNIPVLEGTKEKAAEGVRRGAYVLVEGSKETPDVILMATGSELQLAVRAAATLENEGIAARVVSMPCMEWFQEQDADYIESVLPSAVTARVSVEAGIAMPWHLWTGTTGRNVSLEHFGASAPFETLFSEFGITDDAVVTAARDSIAASK from the coding sequence GTGACTCTGTCGCCCGACCTGCAGGCTCTGACCGAGCGTCGCTACCCCACCGACTGGACCGACGTCGACACCCGCGCGGTGGACACCACCCGCATCCTCGCCGCCGACGCCGTCGAGAACTGCGGCTCCGGCCACCCGGGCACCGCCATGTCGCTGGCTCCGCTGGCCTACACCCTCTACCAGCGCGTCATGGACCTCGATCCCAACGACGTCGACTGGGTCGGACGCGACCGTTTCGTCCTCTCCTGCGGCCACACCTCGCTGACCCAGTACCTGCAGCTGTTCCTCGGCGGCTTCGGACTGGAGATGAAGGACCTCAAGGAGCTGCGCTCCTGGGGCTCCCTGACCCCGGGCCACCCGGAGGTCCACCACACCCGCGGCGTCGAGATCACCACCGGCCCGCTCGGCCAGGGCCTGGCCTCCGCCGTGGGCATGGCCATGGCCGCCCGCCGCGAGCGCGGCCTCTTCGACACGGAGACCCCGGCCGGCGAGTCCCCCTTCGACCACTTCATCTACGTCATCGCCTCCGACGGTGACCTCCAGGAGGGCGTGACCTCCGAGGCCAGTTCCCTAGCCGGCACCCAGCAGCTGGGCAACCTCATCGTCTTCTACGACGACAACAACATCTCCATCGAGGACAACACCGACATCGCCTTCAGCGAGGACGTCACCGCCCGCTACGACGCCTACGGCTGGCAGACCATCACCATCGAGGGCGGTGAGGACGTCGCCGCCATCGAGGCCGCCGTCGTCGCCGCCAAGGCGGACACCACCCGCCCGACCTTCATCCGCGTGCGCACCGTCATCGCCCACCCGGCACCCAACGCGCAGAACACCGGCGCCTCCCACGGTGCCGCCCTCGGCGCCGAGGAGGTCGCCGCCACCAAGGAGGTCCTCGGCTTCGATCCCGAGCAGCACTTCCACATCGACGACGAGGTCCTGGCCCACACCCGCAAGCTCGTCGACCGTGGCGCCGAGAAGCACGCCGCCTGGCAGGAGAAGTTCGACGCCTGGGCGACGGCCAACCCGGAGCGTAAGGAACTGTTCGACCGCCTCGTCGCCCGGACGCTGCCCGAGGGCTGGCGCGACGAGCTGCCGACCTGGGACGCCGACGAGAAGGGCCTGGCCACCCGCAAGGCCTCCGAGGCCGCCCTCCAGGCCCTCGGTGCCGTGCTGCCCGAGCTGTGGGGCGGCTCCGCCGACCTCGCCGGCTCCAACAACACCGTGATCAAGGGGTCACCGTCCTTCGGCCCGGAGGAGATCTCCACCGAGACCTGGTCCGCGGAGCCCTACGGCCGCAACCTGCACTTCGGCATCCGTGAGCACGCCATGGGTTCCATCCTCAACGGCATTGCCCTGCACGGCCCGACTCGCCCCTACGGCGGCACCTTCCTCATCTTCTCCGACTACATGCGCCCGGCCGTCCGGCTCGGTTCGCTCATGGAGTCCGACGTCTACTACGTGTGGACCCACGACTCCATCGGCCTCGGCGAGGACGGCCCGACCCACCAGCCGGTGGAGACCCTGGCCGCCCTGCGCGCCATCCCGGGCCTGTCCGTCATCCGCCCGGGTGACGCCAACGAGACCGTCCAGGCCTGGGCCGCCGCCCTCGAGTACAAGGAGTCCCCGAAGGGCCTGGCCCTGACCCGCCAGAACATCCCGGTCCTGGAGGGCACGAAGGAGAAGGCCGCCGAGGGTGTGCGTCGTGGCGCCTACGTCCTCGTCGAGGGCTCGAAGGAGACCCCGGACGTCATCCTCATGGCCACCGGCTCCGAGCTGCAGCTGGCCGTCCGCGCCGCCGCCACCCTGGAGAACGAGGGCATCGCCGCCCGCGTCGTGTCCATGCCGTGCATGGAGTGGTTCCAGGAGCAGGACGCCGACTACATCGAGTCGGTCCTGCCCTCGGCCGTCACCGCCCGCGTGTCCGTCGAAGCCGGCATCGCCATGCCGTGGCACCTGTGGACCGGCACCACCGGCCGCAACGTCTCCCTCGAGCACTTCGGCGCCTCCGCCCCGTTCGAGACCCTGTTCAGCGAGTTCGGCATCACCGACGACGCCGTCGTCACCGCTGCCAGGGACTCCATCGCCGCCTCGAAGTAA
- the zwf gene encoding glucose-6-phosphate dehydrogenase gives MTATTPDWVNPLRAADDKRLPQIAGPSGMVIFGVTGDLARRKLLPAIYDLANRGLLPAGFTLVGFGRRTWSKQDFEDYVREAVEAGARTKFREHVWERLAEGAHFVEGNFDEAGFDRLAATLAEMDTTRGTAGNWAFYLSVPPDYFSDVCHQLQRSGLAEAGEDSWRRVIIEKPFGHDQETARELNQVVNAVFPEKAVFRIDHYLGKETVQNILALRFANQLFDPLWNSHYVDHVQITMAEDIGLGGRAGYYDGIGAARDVIQNHLIQLLALIAMEEPVAFEPTELQAEKVKVLRATSPVYPLNKTTARGQYTAGWQGSQPVIGLREEEGFDPESTTETYAACTLQIHSRRWAGVPFYLRTGKRLGRRVTEIAVVFKEAPHQPFTQSQRTSLGQNAVVIRVQPDEGVLMRFGSKVPGSAMEVRDVNMDFSYAEAFTEESPEAYERLILDVLLDEPSLFPTNEEVELSWEILDPILDYWAAQGRPDGYRAGTWGPASADRMLERTGRTWRRP, from the coding sequence ATGACCGCCACCACTCCCGACTGGGTCAACCCGCTCCGCGCCGCGGACGACAAACGGCTGCCACAGATCGCCGGCCCGTCGGGCATGGTCATCTTCGGCGTCACCGGTGACCTCGCGCGCCGGAAACTGCTGCCCGCCATCTATGACCTGGCCAACCGCGGCCTGCTGCCCGCCGGGTTCACCCTCGTCGGCTTCGGCCGCCGCACCTGGTCGAAGCAGGACTTCGAGGACTACGTCCGCGAGGCCGTCGAGGCCGGGGCGCGCACGAAGTTCCGGGAGCACGTGTGGGAGCGGCTGGCGGAGGGTGCCCACTTCGTCGAGGGCAACTTCGACGAGGCCGGGTTCGACCGGCTGGCGGCCACCCTCGCGGAGATGGACACCACCCGCGGCACCGCCGGGAACTGGGCGTTCTACCTCTCGGTCCCGCCGGACTACTTCTCCGACGTGTGTCACCAGCTGCAGCGTTCCGGTCTCGCGGAGGCGGGCGAGGACTCGTGGCGGCGGGTGATCATCGAGAAGCCCTTCGGCCACGACCAGGAGACGGCCCGGGAACTCAACCAGGTGGTCAACGCGGTCTTCCCCGAGAAGGCCGTCTTCCGGATCGACCACTACCTGGGCAAGGAGACGGTGCAGAACATCCTGGCGCTGCGCTTCGCCAACCAGCTGTTCGACCCGCTGTGGAACTCCCACTACGTCGACCACGTACAGATCACCATGGCCGAGGACATCGGTCTCGGTGGCCGCGCCGGCTACTACGACGGCATCGGCGCCGCCCGGGACGTCATCCAGAACCACCTCATCCAGCTCCTGGCGCTGATCGCCATGGAGGAGCCGGTCGCCTTCGAGCCGACCGAGCTGCAGGCGGAGAAGGTCAAGGTCCTGCGCGCCACCTCCCCGGTGTACCCGCTGAACAAGACCACCGCCCGCGGCCAGTACACCGCCGGCTGGCAGGGCTCGCAGCCGGTCATCGGCCTGCGGGAGGAGGAGGGCTTCGACCCGGAGTCCACCACCGAGACCTACGCCGCCTGCACCCTGCAGATCCATTCCCGCCGCTGGGCGGGCGTGCCGTTCTACCTGCGCACCGGCAAGCGCCTCGGCCGCCGCGTCACCGAGATCGCCGTGGTGTTCAAGGAGGCGCCGCACCAGCCGTTCACCCAGAGCCAGCGCACCTCGCTCGGCCAGAACGCCGTGGTCATCCGCGTCCAGCCGGACGAGGGCGTGCTCATGCGCTTCGGGTCCAAGGTGCCCGGTTCCGCCATGGAGGTCCGCGACGTCAACATGGACTTCTCCTACGCGGAGGCCTTCACCGAGGAATCCCCGGAGGCCTATGAGCGGCTCATCCTCGATGTGCTCCTCGACGAGCCCAGCCTGTTCCCCACCAACGAGGAGGTCGAGCTCTCCTGGGAGATCCTCGACCCCATCCTCGACTACTGGGCCGCGCAGGGCCGCCCCGACGGGTACCGCGCGGGCACCTGGGGGCCGGCCAGCGCCGACCGCATGCTCGAACGCACCGGCCGCACCTGGCGCCGTCCCTAA